A genomic region of Bactrocera dorsalis isolate Fly_Bdor chromosome 3, ASM2337382v1, whole genome shotgun sequence contains the following coding sequences:
- the LOC105228873 gene encoding probable Ufm1-specific protease 1 translates to MDEEHQITRKCYPYQLLRNVQKCLPLPKTNAAAEPSVTSYTKGDFSYFHYNCDGFKDLGWGCAYRTLQSICSWIAGKRGATDVDVLVPSIKEIQQTLVQIGDKENDFVGSHDWIGAIEVFYFLDALYDVVCRIIHIASHEDLKKYANVLKKYFDDYGGLVMMGGDMDAGSKGIAGIHISGNQVYLLVIDPHFSGVPKSVQELVERGYIRWQHTSEFVDSSFYNICLPQLK, encoded by the exons ATGGATGAAGAACATCAAATAACACGCAAATGCTATCCATATCAATTGCTACGCAACGTACAGAAATGCCTACCATTGCCGAAAACAAATGCAGCAGCAGAACCCAGCGTCACTTCATATACGAAAGGCGATTTTTCCTATTTTCACTATAATTGCGACGGTTTCAAGGACCTTGGCTGGGGTTGTGCCTATCGCACGCTACAATCCATATGCTCATGGATTGCTGGAAAACGCGGTGCTACGGACGTAGATGTACTAGTGCCatctataaaagaaatacaACAAACACTTGTGCAGATCGGTGACAAAGAAAATGATTTTGTTGGCTCACATGATTGGATTGGAGCCATTGAAGTTTTCTACTTTTTGGATGCACTCTACGATGTTGTGTGCCGTATCATTCATATTGCAAGCCACGAGGATCTAAAGAAATACGCAAATgtattgaagaaatattttgatgatTATGGTGGTTTAGTTATGATGGGTGGTGATATGGACGCTGGATCGAAGGGTATTGCAGGAATTCATATTAGCGGCAATCAAGTTTATTTACTAGTGATT GATCCCCACTTTAGCGGCGTGCCCAAATCTGTACAAGAACTAGTTGAACGCGGCTACATACGTTGGCAGCACACCTCGGAATTTGTTGATAGTTCCTTCTATAACATTTGTTTACCTCAACTTAAATAA
- the LOC105228875 gene encoding probable cytochrome P450 6u1: MELLQRLLYTALSAASIIYFIVKASLSHWKRRGILHEKPRFLVGNLGGVGGKRHISAVLEQLYEKYKGQAPFIGCYAYLKPMVLVLDLDLVRNVLITHSEHFKERGVFGNAPHDPLSANLLQQDGADWQRLNTVVCPAFAQDNISQMLPTLEKVASTMHRSLRQVSEDAAVSVNNLVDCYNIDVISTLAFGISGETLLNSDTEFRRMARSYLKDFNMFRLYFLMYFPNVARLLRYKNYEQAATDYFLKLVRQKLFEQEWSRLDKRNSFFHMFAELKRDRDPKRRLSDEEIAAQAFSFILMGLETCNSAMTFCLYELALQPDLQRRVQEEICNVLKRNENGMDSKNLNDMNLLRQCLNETLRKHTPYSFLLRNTNEDYEVPNSIFMLRPDNHLVIPIAAIHHDPVLYPEPNKFDPERFSKENSKRRHPMAFLPYGAGPRYCLAQKFAENQMLVGLGTLLRDYSFSPCRETPIPLVYDNKRLVLTPKDKLKLNVQRR; this comes from the exons ATGGAATTGCTTCAACGCTTGCTGTACACCGCCTTAAGTGCTGcctcaattatttatttcatagtCAAAGCGAGTCTTTCTCACTGGAAGCGGCGCGGTATATTACATGAGAAACCGAGATTCTTAGTTGGTAATTTGGGTGGTGTTGGCGGCAAACGTCACATTAGCGCTGTGCTGGAACAACTTTACGAAAAGTACAAAGGTCAAGCACCTTTCATAGGTTGTTATGCATATTtgaaaccaatggttttggtaTTGGATTTAGATTTGGTGCGAAATGTGCTTATAACACATTCTGAACATTTCAAGGAGCGAGGCGTATTCGGTAATGCGCCACATGATCCACTCTCGGCAAATTTGCTGCAACAAGATGGCGCAGATTGGCAACGCCTAAACACGGTGGTGTGCCCAGCTTTTGCTCAAGATAACATCTCACAGATGCTACCCACGTTGGAGAAGGTCGCAAGCACAATGCATCGCTCTTTGAGACAAGTGTCGGAAGATGCGGCAGTGTCTGTAAATAATTTGGTGGATTGTTATAATATTGACGTCATTTCGACATTGGCGTTTGGCATTAGTGGCGAAACGTTGCTAAATTCCGATACAGAATTCCGTCGTATGGCGCGTAGCTACCTCAAAGACTTTAATATGTTTCGTCTATATTTTCTGATGTATTTTCCAAATGTTGCACGCTTGTTACGCTATAAAAACTACGAACAAGCTGCTACTGACTACTTTCTTAAGCTAGTGCGTCAGAAGCTTTTCGAACAGGAGTGGAGTCGCCTAGATAAGCGAAATAGTTTCTTTCACATGTTTGCGGAGTTGAAACGTGATCGCGATCCAAAAAGACGTTTAAGTGACGAAGAAATCGCAGCACAAGCATTTTCATTTATCCTTATGGGCTTGGAAACATGCAACTCGGCGATGACATTCTGCCTGTATGAATTAGCGCTGCAGCCGGATTTGCAGCGGCGTGTGCAGGAAGAAATATGCAATGTGCTCAAGCGTAATGAAAATGGtatggatagtaaaaatttgAACGATATGAATTTGCTAAGGCAATGTTTGAATG AAACTTTGCGCAAGCATACACCTTACTCTTTCCTACTACGTAATACGAATGAGGATTACGAAGTGCCCAACTCTATATTCATGCTGCGACCAGACAATCATCTAGTCATCCCGATAGCGGCTATACACCATGATCCAGTGCTTTATCCTGAGCCGAATAAATTCGATCCGGAACGTTTCAGTAAGGAAAATAGTAAGCGACGCCATCCAATGGCTTTCTTACCTTACGGTGCCGGCCCCCGTTACTGCCTAGCGCAAAAATTTGCAGAAAATCAAATGCTGGTTGGACTCGGAACACTGTTGCGTGATTACAGCTTCAGTCCCTGTCGCGAAACACCTATTCCACTGGTGTACGATAACAAGCGTTTGGTGCTAACACCAAAAGACAAATTGAAGTTAAATGTTCAGCGTAGATGA